A window of Clavibacter michiganensis contains these coding sequences:
- a CDS encoding Rne/Rng family ribonuclease, with the protein MVERDENTGRRRPSLFERLTGRRADTTAATGTGGTPAFPASLTPEASGTPAASEAKGHTLNENDDTRTTHDEQEAPVARRSRRASTPASASAVAQPDDASVDASASASAPADAAGEQPADEQPAAPAARAPRKRAPRKAAVAPAAPAAPDAPLARVPDADATADEPAAAEPVDASAPVVAPAAPVRAVPSLSVFFQAPDIAPLPPRRERDDRRDDSRDEDDDHDRDERPSRSSRRGGRGQDRSQDRGISRDGRGRDTHDDDHDDEDDSPSVRRRARRRSGEEGRDGDDAPGTVVKVRTPREPERITEPQRIKGSTRLEAKKQRRRDGRDAGRRRPVLTESEYLARRESVDRSMIVRSRDGKIQIGVLEDQVLVEHYVARADEASLIGNVYLGRVQNVLPSMEAAFIDIGRGRNAVLYSGEVDWEAANADKGGGSHARRIEVALKPGDRVLVQVTKDPVGHKGARLTSQVSLPGRYLVYVPNGSMNGISRKLPDTERARLKKTLKEVLPENVGVIVRTAAEGATEEQLKLDVERLTSQWAEISRQVEKAQAPALLHSEPDLLLKIIRDVFNEDFRELVIDGGDAQEIIEGYLRGVAPDLIDRVQTYSGEKDSFDHHRVSEQIEKALDRKVWLPSGGSLVIDRTEAMTVVDVNTGKFVGSGGNLEETVTKNNLEAAEEIVRQMRLRDIGGIIVVDFIDMVLETNRDLVLRRLVECLSRDRTKHQVAEVTSLGLVQMTRKKLGLGLLESFSENCETCAGRGIIIHHDPLMAHKQTPQEPVQGQGRRRGGKGQQEHGNGSGGNGGGRGNGGGQAQQQQRTPAASTHSITDDARSALAKIATSTIQTVNEAIDRVEDVVRTPDESTDAAVQPESAPLEEQTRGDRPRRSRGGRGRASSATVEAQDRSEPQAPAAEAASAPVEDPTPADAPVEEPALSTLEPREAIRLEPVQILDIPVASARTAPRRVSSADAEQLLGSVLDALPHPKEPGQGRSRSRRVSTQTLTTPAPADDAS; encoded by the coding sequence ATGGTGGAGAGAGACGAGAACACCGGCAGGAGGCGACCCAGCCTCTTCGAGCGGCTCACGGGCCGCCGCGCCGACACGACCGCGGCGACGGGGACCGGCGGCACGCCCGCGTTCCCCGCTTCCCTCACCCCCGAGGCGAGCGGCACGCCCGCCGCCTCCGAAGCGAAGGGCCACACCCTGAACGAGAACGACGACACCCGGACCACGCACGACGAGCAGGAGGCGCCGGTCGCCCGCCGCTCCCGCCGCGCGAGCACCCCCGCATCCGCGTCCGCGGTCGCCCAGCCGGACGACGCCAGCGTCGACGCGTCCGCCTCGGCTTCCGCTCCCGCGGACGCCGCCGGCGAGCAGCCCGCGGACGAGCAGCCCGCCGCTCCCGCTGCCCGCGCCCCGAGGAAGCGCGCCCCGCGCAAGGCCGCCGTGGCCCCCGCCGCGCCCGCCGCCCCCGACGCGCCGCTCGCCCGTGTCCCCGACGCGGACGCGACGGCCGACGAGCCCGCCGCTGCCGAGCCGGTCGACGCATCCGCTCCCGTCGTGGCGCCCGCCGCTCCGGTCCGCGCCGTCCCGTCCCTCTCCGTCTTCTTCCAGGCCCCGGACATCGCGCCGCTGCCTCCCCGCCGCGAGCGGGACGACCGCCGCGACGACTCGCGCGACGAGGACGACGACCACGACCGCGACGAGCGCCCCTCGCGCTCCTCGCGCCGCGGCGGCCGCGGACAGGACCGCAGCCAGGACCGCGGCATCAGCCGCGACGGCCGGGGCCGCGACACCCACGACGACGACCACGACGACGAGGACGACTCCCCGTCGGTTCGCCGCCGTGCGCGCCGCCGCTCCGGCGAGGAGGGCCGCGACGGCGACGACGCGCCCGGCACGGTCGTCAAGGTCCGCACGCCCCGCGAGCCCGAACGCATCACCGAGCCGCAGCGCATCAAGGGATCCACGCGCCTCGAGGCCAAGAAGCAGCGCCGCCGCGACGGTCGCGACGCCGGCCGCCGCCGTCCGGTGCTCACCGAGTCGGAGTACCTGGCCCGCCGCGAGTCGGTCGACCGCAGCATGATCGTGCGCTCGCGGGACGGCAAGATCCAGATCGGCGTGCTCGAGGACCAGGTCCTCGTCGAGCACTACGTGGCACGCGCCGACGAGGCCTCCCTCATCGGCAACGTGTACCTCGGCCGCGTCCAGAACGTGCTGCCCAGCATGGAGGCCGCCTTCATCGACATCGGCCGCGGCCGCAACGCCGTGCTCTACTCGGGCGAGGTCGACTGGGAGGCCGCCAACGCCGACAAGGGCGGCGGAAGCCACGCGCGCCGCATCGAGGTCGCGCTGAAGCCCGGCGACCGCGTGCTCGTCCAGGTCACCAAGGACCCGGTCGGCCACAAGGGCGCCCGCCTCACGAGCCAGGTGAGCCTCCCGGGCCGCTACCTCGTGTACGTGCCCAACGGGTCCATGAACGGCATCAGCCGGAAGCTCCCCGACACCGAGCGCGCGCGCCTCAAGAAGACGCTCAAGGAGGTGCTGCCCGAGAACGTGGGCGTCATCGTCCGCACCGCGGCCGAGGGCGCGACCGAGGAGCAGCTGAAGCTCGACGTCGAGCGCCTCACCTCGCAGTGGGCCGAGATCAGCCGCCAGGTCGAGAAGGCGCAGGCGCCCGCGCTCCTGCACTCGGAGCCCGACCTGCTGCTGAAGATCATCCGCGACGTCTTCAACGAGGACTTCCGCGAGCTCGTGATCGACGGCGGCGACGCCCAGGAGATCATCGAGGGCTACCTCCGCGGCGTGGCGCCCGACCTCATCGACCGGGTGCAGACGTACTCGGGCGAGAAGGACTCGTTCGACCACCACCGCGTCAGCGAGCAGATCGAGAAGGCGCTCGACCGCAAGGTCTGGCTGCCCTCCGGCGGCTCGCTCGTCATCGACCGCACCGAGGCCATGACCGTGGTCGACGTCAACACGGGGAAGTTCGTCGGATCCGGCGGCAACCTCGAGGAGACCGTCACCAAGAACAACCTCGAGGCCGCGGAGGAGATCGTCCGCCAGATGCGCCTGCGCGACATCGGCGGCATCATCGTCGTCGACTTCATCGACATGGTGCTCGAGACCAACCGCGATCTCGTGCTGCGCCGCCTCGTGGAGTGCCTCAGCCGCGACCGGACCAAGCACCAGGTCGCCGAGGTCACCTCGCTCGGGCTCGTGCAGATGACCCGCAAGAAGCTCGGCCTCGGGCTGCTCGAGTCGTTCTCGGAGAACTGCGAGACGTGCGCCGGGCGGGGGATCATCATCCACCACGATCCGCTCATGGCCCACAAGCAGACGCCGCAGGAGCCCGTGCAGGGCCAGGGCCGCCGTCGCGGCGGCAAGGGCCAGCAGGAGCACGGCAACGGCAGCGGGGGCAACGGCGGCGGCCGCGGCAACGGGGGCGGCCAGGCGCAGCAGCAGCAGCGCACGCCCGCCGCCAGCACGCACAGCATCACGGACGACGCGCGCTCCGCCCTCGCCAAGATCGCCACGAGCACCATCCAGACGGTGAACGAGGCCATCGACCGGGTCGAGGACGTCGTGCGCACGCCCGACGAGAGCACGGACGCGGCCGTGCAGCCCGAGTCGGCCCCCCTCGAGGAGCAGACCCGCGGCGACCGTCCGCGTCGGAGCCGCGGGGGCCGGGGACGCGCGTCGTCCGCGACCGTCGAGGCGCAGGATCGCTCGGAGCCGCAGGCCCCCGCCGCCGAGGCGGCGTCCGCTCCCGTCGAGGACCCGACGCCGGCCGACGCGCCGGTCGAGGAGCCCGCGCTGTCGACGCTCGAGCCGCGCGAGGCCATCCGCCTCGAGCCGGTGCAGATCCTCGACATCCCGGTCGCGAGCGCGCGCACAGCACCGCGCCGCGTCAGCTCGGCGGACGCGGAGCAGCTCCTCGGCTCCGTCCTCGACGCGCTGCCGCACCCCAAGGAGCCCGGACAGGGGCGGTCGCGCAGCCGCCGGGTCTCCACGCAGACGCTGACGACGCCGGCCCCGGCCGACGACGCGAGCTGA
- a CDS encoding DUF4031 domain-containing protein produces the protein MSVLLDRPAWPAHGRLWAHLVSDVSLEELHTFARAADIPERAFDRDHYDVPEERHAELVARGAVAVSNRDLVRRLQASGLRVTQRERRGLGS, from the coding sequence ATGAGCGTCCTCCTCGATCGACCGGCCTGGCCCGCGCACGGCAGGCTCTGGGCGCACCTGGTGAGCGACGTGTCCCTCGAGGAGCTGCACACCTTCGCCCGCGCCGCCGACATCCCGGAGAGGGCGTTCGACCGCGACCACTACGACGTGCCCGAGGAGCGGCACGCGGAGCTGGTGGCACGCGGCGCCGTGGCGGTCTCGAACCGCGACCTCGTCCGACGGCTGCAGGCGAGCGGGCTGCGGGTCACCCAGCGCGAACGGCGCGGGCTGGGATCCTGA
- the rplU gene encoding 50S ribosomal protein L21 yields MVYAVVRAGGRQEKVEVGTIVTMDRVKNQQSGKVVLPAVLLVDGDTITTDAAKLADVTVSAEILNDLRGPKIVIQKFKNKTGYKKRQGHRQDLTRVQVTEIN; encoded by the coding sequence GTGGTTTACGCAGTTGTGCGCGCCGGCGGTCGGCAGGAGAAGGTCGAGGTCGGGACCATCGTGACGATGGACCGGGTCAAGAACCAGCAGAGCGGCAAGGTCGTGCTCCCCGCGGTCCTGCTCGTCGACGGCGACACCATCACCACCGACGCCGCGAAGCTCGCCGACGTCACCGTCAGCGCCGAGATCCTGAACGACCTCCGCGGTCCCAAGATCGTCATCCAGAAGTTCAAGAACAAGACCGGGTACAAGAAGCGCCAGGGGCACCGCCAGGACCTCACGCGCGTCCAGGTCACCGAGATCAACTAG
- the rpmA gene encoding 50S ribosomal protein L27, which produces MAHKKGASSTRNGRDSNAQRLGVKRFGGQVVGAGEIIVRQRGTHFHPGVNVGRGGDDTLFALSAGSVQFGVKGGRKVVNIVVPA; this is translated from the coding sequence ATGGCACACAAGAAGGGCGCGAGCTCTACCCGCAACGGCCGTGACTCGAACGCCCAGCGCCTCGGCGTGAAGCGCTTCGGCGGCCAGGTCGTCGGCGCCGGCGAGATCATCGTCCGCCAGCGCGGCACGCACTTCCACCCGGGCGTCAACGTCGGCCGTGGCGGCGACGACACGCTGTTCGCCCTCTCCGCCGGCTCGGTGCAGTTCGGGGTCAAGGGCGGCCGCAAGGTCGTCAACATCGTCGTCCCGGCCTAG
- the obgE gene encoding GTPase ObgE, with the protein MATFVDTVTLHLRAGDGGNGCVSVRREKFKPLAGPDGGNGGNGGDIVLVADPQVTTLLAYHRGPHRSSRNGGPGMGDHRHGTLGEALELHVPVGTVVKDADGNELADMATPGMRFIAAEAGQGGLGNASLATTKRKAPGFALLGTRGYEGDVVLELKVVADVALVGYPSAGKSSLVAAISAAKPKIADYPFTTLHPNLGVVEVADSRYTVADVPGLIEGASEGKGLGLEFLRHVERCSALLHVLDCATLDPGRDPISDLDIILTELAAYPVPDGQVPLLDRPQLIALNKIDVPEARELAELVRPELEARGYRVFDISTVSHDGLRQLSFALAELVEDARTKAAEEPEAPRIVLRPRAVNEKPFTIRVDGGSYGDIYRVIGTKPERWVQQTDFTNDEAVGYLADRLAKLGVEDGLFKAGAVAGSSVVIGEGDGIVFDWEPTLTSTAELITSPRGADARVDPISRRTNQARREDYFARMDAKAEARAQLVREGEAGLWADEDGTDEDASSDAKA; encoded by the coding sequence ATGGCGACATTCGTCGACACCGTGACCCTCCACCTGCGGGCGGGAGACGGCGGGAACGGCTGCGTCTCTGTCCGCCGTGAGAAGTTCAAGCCCCTCGCGGGACCCGACGGCGGCAACGGCGGCAACGGCGGGGACATCGTCCTCGTCGCGGACCCCCAGGTCACCACGCTCCTGGCCTACCACCGCGGACCGCACCGCTCCTCGCGCAACGGCGGTCCCGGCATGGGCGACCACCGCCATGGCACGCTCGGCGAGGCGCTCGAGCTCCACGTCCCCGTCGGCACCGTCGTCAAGGACGCCGACGGCAACGAGCTCGCCGACATGGCCACGCCCGGCATGCGGTTCATCGCCGCCGAGGCCGGCCAGGGCGGGCTCGGCAACGCCTCCCTCGCCACCACGAAGCGCAAGGCCCCCGGCTTCGCGCTGCTCGGCACGCGCGGCTACGAGGGCGACGTCGTCCTCGAGCTCAAGGTCGTCGCCGACGTGGCGCTCGTGGGCTACCCGTCGGCGGGCAAGTCGAGCCTCGTCGCCGCCATCTCGGCCGCGAAGCCGAAGATCGCCGACTACCCCTTCACCACGCTGCACCCGAACCTCGGCGTCGTCGAGGTCGCGGACTCGCGTTACACCGTGGCCGACGTGCCCGGCCTCATCGAGGGCGCGAGCGAGGGCAAGGGGCTCGGCCTCGAGTTCCTCCGCCACGTCGAGCGCTGCTCCGCGCTCCTGCACGTGCTCGACTGCGCGACGCTGGATCCCGGTCGCGACCCCATCTCGGACCTCGACATCATCCTCACCGAGCTCGCCGCGTACCCGGTCCCCGACGGCCAGGTGCCGCTGCTCGATCGCCCGCAGCTCATCGCGCTGAACAAGATCGACGTCCCCGAGGCCCGGGAGCTCGCGGAGCTCGTCCGCCCGGAGCTGGAGGCCCGCGGCTACCGCGTCTTCGACATCTCCACGGTCAGCCACGACGGCCTGCGCCAGCTGTCCTTCGCCCTCGCGGAGCTCGTCGAGGACGCCCGCACGAAGGCCGCCGAGGAGCCCGAGGCCCCGCGGATCGTGCTGCGTCCCCGCGCCGTCAACGAGAAGCCGTTCACCATCCGCGTCGACGGCGGCAGCTACGGCGACATCTACCGCGTCATCGGCACCAAGCCCGAGCGCTGGGTGCAGCAGACCGACTTCACGAACGACGAGGCCGTCGGCTACCTCGCGGACCGTCTCGCCAAGCTCGGCGTCGAGGACGGCCTGTTCAAGGCGGGCGCGGTGGCCGGATCCAGCGTCGTCATCGGCGAGGGCGACGGCATCGTCTTCGACTGGGAGCCGACCCTCACGTCGACCGCGGAGCTCATCACGAGCCCCCGCGGCGCCGACGCCCGCGTCGACCCCATCAGCCGCCGCACCAACCAGGCGCGCCGCGAGGACTACTTCGCCCGCATGGACGCCAAGGCCGAGGCGCGAGCGCAGCTCGTGCGCGAGGGCGAGGCCGGCCTGTGGGCGGACGAGGACGGGACGGACGAGGACGCGTCCTCGGACGCGAAGGCCTAG
- the proB gene encoding glutamate 5-kinase, with translation MGTASRAGIASARRIVVKVGSSSISGGNAGQIAPLVDAIASVHARGAEVVLVSSGAIATGMPFLRLDGRPADLATQQAAAAVGQSVLIFRYQESLDRYGIVAGQVLLTAGDLAAPDHRENAQRAMERLLGLRLLPIVNENDTVATHEIRFGDNDRLAALVARLVDADLLLLLSDVDALYTRPPEEPGARRIEHVGFGDELDGVEIGSTGTGVGTGGAVTKVAAARLAAEAGTGVLLTSTAQVHSALAGEHVGTWFAPRG, from the coding sequence ATGGGGACGGCCTCGCGCGCGGGCATCGCGTCCGCGCGGCGCATCGTCGTGAAGGTGGGGTCGTCGTCCATCAGCGGGGGCAACGCCGGGCAGATCGCACCCCTCGTGGACGCCATCGCGTCCGTGCACGCGCGCGGCGCCGAGGTCGTCCTCGTGTCGTCGGGCGCCATCGCCACGGGGATGCCCTTCCTCCGCCTCGACGGCCGCCCGGCCGACCTCGCCACCCAGCAGGCAGCGGCCGCGGTCGGCCAGAGCGTGCTGATCTTCCGGTATCAGGAGAGCCTCGACCGGTACGGCATCGTCGCGGGCCAGGTGCTCCTTACAGCCGGCGACCTCGCCGCGCCCGACCACCGGGAGAACGCGCAGCGCGCCATGGAACGGCTGCTGGGTCTCCGCCTGCTGCCGATCGTCAACGAGAACGACACCGTCGCCACGCACGAGATCCGCTTCGGCGACAACGACCGGCTGGCGGCGCTCGTCGCCCGGCTCGTGGACGCTGACCTGCTCCTCCTCCTCTCGGACGTGGACGCGCTCTACACGCGACCGCCGGAGGAGCCGGGCGCCCGCCGCATCGAGCACGTGGGGTTCGGCGACGAGCTCGACGGCGTCGAGATCGGCAGCACCGGCACGGGCGTCGGCACCGGGGGAGCGGTCACCAAGGTCGCCGCCGCGCGCCTCGCCGCCGAGGCGGGGACAGGCGTGCTCCTCACATCGACCGCGCAGGTCCACTCGGCCCTCGCCGGCGAGCACGTCGGCACGTGGTTCGCGCCCCGCGGCTGA
- a CDS encoding glutamate-5-semialdehyde dehydrogenase yields the protein MPSNVPAAPITTAEVLPADELERILEAARTASTSLAASTSVQRDAALDAIAAALVSGADRIVAANAEDLAAGRDAGLAAGLLDRLTLDARRVASLADAVTGIRGLDDPLGLVVRGRTLPNGLLLSQVRVPFGVVGAIYEARPNVTVDIAALALKSGNAVVLRGGSAALRTNAVLVDVMRGALERVGLPAHAVQTVDAHGRAGAARLMRARGLVDVLVPRGSAELIRTVVAESTVPVIETGAGVVHVYLDASADARMSVDIAVDAKVSRPSVCNAMETLLVHRNAAPRVLVAVLDALRDRGVTVHGDAAVRAMWPDAVAATDEDWAAEYLSLDLAVRVVDSVEDAVAHIARWSTHHTESIVTSDLAVAERFLAAVDSAVVMVNASTRFTDGSEFGFGAEVGISTQKLHARGPMGVQELTSTKWIVRGSGQVRG from the coding sequence ATGCCCTCGAACGTGCCCGCCGCCCCGATCACCACCGCCGAGGTCCTCCCCGCCGACGAGCTCGAGCGGATCCTCGAGGCCGCCCGCACCGCATCCACCTCCCTCGCCGCCAGCACCTCCGTCCAGCGTGACGCCGCGCTCGACGCCATCGCGGCCGCTCTCGTCTCCGGAGCGGATCGCATCGTCGCGGCCAACGCCGAGGACCTCGCCGCGGGCCGGGATGCCGGCTTGGCAGCAGGCCTGCTCGACCGGCTGACGCTCGACGCGAGGCGCGTGGCGTCCCTGGCCGACGCCGTCACCGGGATCCGCGGGCTCGACGACCCCCTCGGCCTCGTCGTCCGCGGCCGCACGCTCCCGAACGGCCTGCTGCTCTCCCAGGTGCGCGTCCCCTTCGGCGTCGTCGGCGCGATCTACGAAGCCCGCCCCAACGTGACGGTCGACATCGCGGCGCTCGCCCTCAAGAGCGGCAACGCCGTCGTGCTCCGCGGCGGATCCGCGGCGCTGCGCACCAACGCCGTCCTCGTGGACGTCATGCGCGGAGCCCTCGAGCGCGTCGGCCTCCCCGCGCACGCGGTGCAGACGGTCGACGCGCACGGCCGCGCGGGCGCTGCCCGGCTCATGCGGGCACGCGGGCTCGTCGACGTGCTCGTGCCGCGGGGATCCGCCGAGCTCATCCGCACCGTCGTCGCGGAGTCGACCGTGCCGGTCATCGAGACCGGGGCCGGCGTCGTCCACGTCTACCTCGACGCGTCGGCCGATGCGCGCATGTCCGTCGACATCGCGGTCGACGCCAAGGTCAGCCGGCCGAGCGTGTGCAACGCGATGGAGACGCTGCTGGTGCACCGCAACGCGGCGCCGCGGGTCCTCGTCGCCGTGCTCGACGCGCTCCGCGACCGCGGCGTGACCGTGCACGGCGACGCCGCGGTCCGCGCGATGTGGCCCGACGCCGTCGCCGCCACGGACGAGGACTGGGCGGCCGAGTACCTCTCGCTCGACCTGGCGGTGCGCGTCGTCGACTCCGTGGAGGATGCGGTCGCCCACATCGCCCGCTGGTCGACGCACCACACCGAGTCCATCGTCACGTCCGACCTCGCCGTGGCCGAGCGCTTCCTCGCCGCCGTGGACTCGGCCGTCGTCATGGTCAACGCGTCCACGCGCTTCACAGACGGATCCGAGTTCGGCTTCGGCGCGGAGGTCGGCATCTCCACGCAGAAGCTGCACGCGCGGGGTCCGATGGGAGTGCAGGAGCTCACCAGCACCAAGTGGATCGTGCGGGGGAGCGGGCAGGTCCGCGGCTGA
- the nadD gene encoding nicotinate-nucleotide adenylyltransferase translates to MTTPAAPRLRIGVMGGTFDPIHNGHLVAASEVQQHLQLDEVIFVPTGQPWQKQTVTDGEHRYLMTVIATAANPRFTVSRVDIDRAGTTYTIDTLRDIRRTHPDAELFFITGADAIQQILGWKDVAELWDLAHFVAVTRPGHDLTESGLPHADVRLLEVPALAISSTDCRARVGRGFPVWYLVPDGVVQYISKHHLYRSPQ, encoded by the coding sequence ATGACGACACCCGCGGCCCCGCGCCTCCGCATCGGGGTCATGGGCGGCACGTTCGACCCCATCCACAACGGCCACCTCGTCGCCGCGAGCGAGGTGCAGCAGCACCTCCAGCTCGACGAGGTGATCTTCGTCCCCACCGGTCAGCCGTGGCAGAAGCAGACCGTCACGGACGGCGAGCACCGCTACCTGATGACCGTGATCGCGACCGCGGCCAACCCGCGCTTCACCGTCAGCCGCGTCGACATCGACCGCGCGGGCACCACGTACACGATCGACACGCTCCGCGACATCCGGCGGACGCACCCGGACGCGGAGCTGTTCTTCATCACGGGAGCGGACGCCATCCAGCAGATCCTGGGCTGGAAGGACGTCGCCGAGCTGTGGGACCTGGCGCACTTCGTCGCCGTCACCCGCCCCGGGCACGACCTCACCGAGAGCGGCCTCCCGCACGCCGACGTAAGATTGCTGGAGGTCCCGGCGCTGGCGATCTCCTCGACCGACTGCCGAGCCCGTGTCGGACGGGGCTTCCCCGTGTGGTACCTCGTCCCCGACGGAGTCGTCCAGTACATCTCCAAGCACCACCTGTATCGGAGCCCGCAATGA
- the rsfS gene encoding ribosome silencing factor, producing the protein MTASPRALDLLKVAALAADSKQAIDLVALDVSGPLPLTDVFLIASARNERNAQAVADEIEDKMIEAGAKPLRREGKSEGRWILLDFGDVVAHVFTEEDRMYYSLERLWKDCPVVALEIEPTASAS; encoded by the coding sequence GTGACCGCTTCTCCCCGCGCCCTCGACCTGCTCAAGGTCGCCGCCCTCGCTGCCGACTCCAAGCAGGCCATCGACCTGGTCGCGCTCGACGTCTCCGGGCCGCTGCCCCTCACGGACGTCTTCCTCATCGCCTCGGCCCGCAACGAGCGGAACGCGCAGGCGGTCGCCGACGAGATCGAGGACAAGATGATCGAGGCCGGCGCCAAGCCGCTGCGCCGCGAGGGGAAGAGCGAGGGTCGCTGGATCCTCCTCGACTTCGGCGACGTCGTCGCCCACGTCTTCACCGAGGAGGACCGCATGTACTACTCGCTGGAGCGCCTCTGGAAGGACTGCCCCGTCGTCGCCCTCGAGATCGAGCCGACGGCGTCCGCATCCTGA
- a CDS encoding zf-TFIIB domain-containing protein, with the protein MKCPNDSATLVMSERAGVEIDYCPDCRGVWLDRGELDKILDRAEQEMRSAPAAASPVPPAAPLGGYPDPGRDDRRRDDDRRGDDRRREDDCDRGYGIPADGYGDRRGQGYPRTGGYGDGDGHGGKRRKKESWLSELFD; encoded by the coding sequence ATGAAGTGCCCCAACGACTCGGCCACGCTCGTGATGAGCGAGCGCGCCGGCGTCGAGATCGACTACTGCCCCGACTGCCGCGGCGTGTGGCTCGACCGCGGCGAGCTCGACAAGATCCTCGATCGCGCGGAGCAGGAGATGCGGTCCGCCCCGGCGGCCGCGTCGCCCGTTCCCCCCGCGGCACCGCTCGGCGGGTACCCGGACCCGGGTCGCGACGACCGCCGTCGGGATGACGACCGCCGCGGGGACGACCGCCGCCGGGAGGACGACTGCGATCGCGGCTACGGCATCCCCGCGGACGGCTACGGCGACCGCAGAGGGCAGGGCTACCCCCGCACGGGCGGATACGGGGACGGCGACGGGCACGGCGGGAAGCGCCGCAAGAAGGAGAGCTGGCTCAGCGAGCTCTTCGACTGA
- a CDS encoding nuclease-related domain-containing protein: MQIAAWTLVVLLLVAIAVLVRVGRRIDARRTEAAREESELHARRVAELEAGHASLLSSRSTAHARELALLDERLAAAVADAEEARGRLATTWESEAVSHALIAASCAAARLPGLLATNVVFVVTEDERRFMAQVDHVLVTPRGALIIENKHWAGVVFDGVRPSSVHASFGALLQLPEGAETSAVQVRPDPQTGTLVVRTHIGAKAPVKQVRIQSERLRAHLVREVGSAPWFQTVVLYSHADVVLHAAAEQRPGHSRVPTHVVRGAGGLSAVLAGLERGRGSTVEESAIERLERLFSSGGAHVERVGPARAS, encoded by the coding sequence ATGCAGATCGCCGCCTGGACCCTCGTCGTCCTGCTCCTCGTCGCCATCGCCGTGCTGGTCCGGGTCGGCCGCCGCATCGACGCGCGTCGCACAGAGGCCGCGCGAGAGGAGAGCGAGCTCCACGCACGGCGGGTCGCCGAGCTCGAGGCGGGGCATGCGTCGCTCCTCAGCTCCCGGTCGACCGCCCATGCGCGGGAGCTCGCGCTGCTCGACGAGCGTCTCGCCGCGGCTGTCGCCGACGCGGAGGAGGCCCGCGGCCGTCTCGCCACCACCTGGGAGAGCGAGGCGGTGTCCCATGCGCTGATCGCCGCGTCCTGCGCCGCCGCGCGTCTGCCGGGCCTGCTGGCGACCAACGTGGTCTTCGTCGTGACGGAGGACGAGAGGCGCTTCATGGCGCAGGTCGATCACGTGCTGGTCACTCCGCGGGGTGCCCTCATCATCGAGAACAAGCACTGGGCGGGCGTCGTCTTCGACGGCGTCCGCCCGTCCTCCGTGCACGCGTCGTTCGGCGCGCTCCTGCAGCTGCCCGAGGGCGCCGAGACCTCGGCCGTGCAGGTGCGGCCGGATCCGCAGACCGGGACGCTCGTCGTCCGCACCCACATCGGAGCGAAGGCGCCCGTGAAGCAGGTGCGCATCCAGTCGGAGCGGCTGAGGGCCCACCTCGTGCGGGAGGTGGGCTCGGCGCCCTGGTTCCAGACCGTCGTGCTGTACAGCCACGCGGACGTCGTCCTCCATGCGGCCGCCGAGCAGCGTCCGGGTCATTCGCGGGTGCCGACCCACGTCGTCCGCGGAGCGGGCGGGCTGAGCGCCGTCCTGGCGGGCCTCGAGAGGGGACGGGGCTCCACGGTGGAGGAGTCCGCCATCGAGCGGCTGGAGCGGCTGTTCTCGAGCGGCGGGGCACACGTCGAGCGCGTCGGGCCGGCCCGAGCGTCCTGA